A single Streptomyces sp. Edi2 DNA region contains:
- the rplE gene encoding 50S ribosomal protein L5, whose translation MTATTNAPRLKTRYREEIAGKLKDEFSLENVMQIPGLTKIVVNMGVGDAARDSKLIEGAIRDLTTITGQKPAVTKARKSIAQFKLREGQPIGAHVTLRGDRMWEFLDRLLSLALPRIRDFRGLSPKQFDGRGNYTFGLTEQVMFHEIDQDKIDRTRGMDITVVTTASNDDEGRALLRHLGFPFKEN comes from the coding sequence ATGACTGCCACCACCAACGCGCCGCGTCTCAAGACGCGCTACCGCGAAGAGATCGCCGGGAAGCTGAAGGACGAGTTCTCGCTCGAGAACGTCATGCAGATCCCCGGTCTGACCAAGATCGTGGTCAACATGGGTGTGGGCGACGCCGCCCGCGACTCCAAGCTGATCGAGGGCGCCATCCGCGACCTCACCACGATCACCGGACAGAAGCCGGCCGTCACGAAGGCCCGTAAGTCCATCGCGCAGTTCAAGCTGCGTGAGGGCCAGCCGATCGGTGCCCACGTCACCCTCCGCGGTGACCGCATGTGGGAGTTCCTGGACCGCCTGCTGTCGCTGGCGCTGCCGCGCATCCGCGACTTCCGTGGTCTGTCCCCGAAGCAGTTCGACGGTCGGGGCAACTACACCTTCGGTCTCACGGAGCAGGTCATGTTCCACGAGATCGACCAGGACAAGATCGACCGGACGCGGGGCATGGACATCACCGTGGTCACCACGGCGTCCAACGACGATGAGGGCCGCGCCCTGCTTCGTCACCTCGGCTTCCCGTTCAAGGAGAACTGA
- the rplX gene encoding 50S ribosomal protein L24, producing the protein MKIKKGDLVQVITGKDKGKQGKVIQAFPREDRVLVEGVNRVKKHTKAGQTARGSKTGGIVTTEAPVHVSNVQLVVEKDGNKVVTRVGYRFDDEGNKIRVAKRTGEDI; encoded by the coding sequence ATGAAGATCAAGAAGGGCGACCTGGTCCAGGTCATCACCGGTAAGGACAAGGGCAAGCAGGGCAAGGTCATCCAGGCCTTCCCCCGCGAGGACCGTGTCCTGGTCGAGGGTGTCAACCGGGTCAAGAAGCACACCAAGGCCGGACAGACCGCTCGTGGTTCGAAGACCGGCGGCATCGTGACGACCGAAGCCCCTGTCCACGTGAGCAACGTTCAGCTCGTGGTGGAGAAGGACGGCAACAAGGTCGTCACCCGCGTCGGGTACCGCTTCGATGACGAGGGCAACAAGATCCGCGTTGCCAAGCGGACCGGTGAGGACATCTGA
- the rplN gene encoding 50S ribosomal protein L14, which produces MIQQESRLRVADNTGAKEILCIRVLGGSGRRYAGIGDVIVATVKDAIPGGNVKKGDVIKAVIVRTVKERRRPDGSYIRFDENAAVILKNDGDPRGTRIFGPVGRELREKKFMKIISLAPEVL; this is translated from the coding sequence GTGATCCAGCAGGAGTCGCGACTTCGGGTCGCCGACAACACTGGTGCGAAGGAAATCCTTTGCATCCGTGTTCTCGGTGGTTCCGGTCGCCGCTACGCGGGCATCGGTGACGTCATCGTCGCCACCGTGAAGGATGCGATCCCCGGTGGCAACGTGAAGAAGGGTGACGTCATCAAGGCGGTCATCGTTCGCACCGTCAAGGAGCGCCGCCGTCCGGACGGCTCGTACATCCGCTTCGACGAGAACGCGGCCGTCATCCTCAAGAACGATGGCGACCCCCGCGGCACCCGCATCTTCGGCCCCGTGGGCCGGGAGCTGCGCGAGAAGAAGTTCATGAAGATCATCTCGCTCGCGCCGGAGGTGCTGTAA
- the rpsQ gene encoding 30S ribosomal protein S17: MSEKNVTETNERGFRKTREGLVVSDKMDKTVVVAVEDRVKHALYGKVIRRTNKLKAHDEQNAAGVGDRVLLMETRPLSATKRWRIVEILEKAK, from the coding sequence ATGAGCGAGAAGAATGTGACTGAGACGAACGAGCGCGGTTTCCGCAAGACCCGTGAGGGTCTCGTCGTCAGCGACAAGATGGACAAGACCGTCGTCGTCGCTGTCGAGGACCGTGTCAAGCACGCGCTGTACGGCAAGGTCATCCGCCGTACGAACAAGCTCAAGGCGCACGACGAGCAGAACGCTGCCGGCGTCGGCGACCGCGTCCTCCTGATGGAGACCCGGCCGCTGTCCGCCACCAAGCGCTGGCGCATCGTCGAGATCCTCGAGAAGGCCAAGTAA
- the rpmC gene encoding 50S ribosomal protein L29, whose product MAAGIKATELRELNDEDLVGKLREAKEELFNLRFQAATGQLENHGRLKSVRKDIARIYTLMRERELGIETVESA is encoded by the coding sequence ATGGCGGCCGGTATCAAGGCGACCGAGCTGCGCGAGCTGAATGACGAGGACCTCGTCGGCAAGCTTCGTGAGGCCAAGGAGGAGCTGTTCAACCTCCGCTTCCAGGCGGCGACCGGACAGCTCGAGAACCACGGTCGGCTCAAGTCCGTCCGTAAGGACATCGCCCGGATCTACACCCTGATGCGTGAGCGCGAGCTGGGCATCGAGACGGTGGAGAGCGCCTGA
- the rplP gene encoding 50S ribosomal protein L16, whose protein sequence is MLIPRRVKHRKQHHPKRSGMAKGGTELAFGEYGIQAVTPAYVTNRQIESARIAMTRHIKRGGKVWINIYPDRPLTKKPAETRMGSGKGSPEWWVANVKPGRVMFELSFPNEKVAKEALTRAAHKLPMKCRIVRREAGES, encoded by the coding sequence ATGCTGATCCCTCGCAGGGTCAAGCACCGCAAGCAGCACCACCCGAAGCGCAGCGGTATGGCCAAGGGTGGCACCGAGCTGGCCTTCGGTGAGTACGGCATCCAGGCCGTCACCCCGGCTTACGTGACGAACCGTCAGATCGAGTCCGCTCGTATCGCGATGACCCGTCACATCAAGCGTGGCGGCAAGGTCTGGATCAACATTTACCCGGACCGCCCGCTCACGAAGAAGCCGGCCGAAACCCGCATGGGTTCCGGTAAGGGTTCTCCGGAGTGGTGGGTCGCGAACGTCAAGCCCGGTCGGGTGATGTTCGAGCTGTCCTTCCCGAACGAAAAGGTTGCCAAGGAGGCGCTGACCCGCGCCGCCCACAAGCTTCCGATGAAGTGCCGCATTGTGCGGCGCGAGGCAGGTGAGTCGTGA
- the rpsC gene encoding 30S ribosomal protein S3, producing the protein MGQKVNPHGFRLGITTDFKSRWYADKLYKDYVKEDVAIRRMMTKGMERAGISKVEIERTRERVRVDIHTARPGIVIGRRGAEADRIRGELEKLTGKQVQLNILEVKNPETDAQLVAQAVAEQLSSRVSFRRAMRKSMQSTMKAGAKGIKIQCGGRLGGAEMSRSEFYREGRVPLHTLRANVDYGFFEAKTTFGRIGVKVWIYKGDVKNIAEVRAENAAARAGNRPARGGGNDRPRRGGGGGERGGRGGRKPQQQTGAAEAPKAEAAAAAPAETPGTEA; encoded by the coding sequence ATGGGCCAGAAGGTTAACCCGCACGGGTTCCGGCTCGGCATCACCACCGACTTCAAGTCGCGTTGGTACGCCGACAAGCTGTACAAGGACTACGTCAAGGAAGACGTCGCCATTCGTCGCATGATGACGAAGGGCATGGAGCGCGCCGGTATCTCCAAGGTGGAGATCGAGCGCACCCGTGAGCGCGTCCGCGTTGACATCCACACCGCTCGTCCGGGCATCGTCATCGGCCGCCGCGGCGCCGAGGCCGACCGCATCCGCGGCGAGCTGGAGAAGCTGACCGGCAAGCAGGTCCAGCTGAACATCCTCGAGGTCAAGAACCCCGAGACCGACGCTCAGCTGGTGGCCCAGGCCGTCGCCGAGCAGCTGTCCTCCCGCGTCTCCTTCCGTCGCGCCATGCGTAAGAGCATGCAGTCGACGATGAAGGCCGGCGCCAAGGGCATCAAGATCCAGTGCGGTGGCCGTCTCGGCGGCGCCGAGATGTCCCGCTCGGAGTTCTACCGCGAGGGCCGTGTGCCCCTGCACACGCTCCGTGCGAACGTCGACTACGGCTTCTTCGAGGCCAAGACCACCTTCGGCCGCATCGGCGTGAAGGTCTGGATCTACAAGGGCGACGTCAAGAACATCGCCGAGGTGCGTGCCGAGAACGCCGCGGCCCGTGCGGGTAACCGCCCGGCCCGTGGTGGCGGCAACGACCGTCCCCGTCGCGGTGGCGGTGGCGGCGAGCGCGGCGGCCGCGGTGGCCGCAAGCCGCAGCAGCAGACCGGCGCTGCCGAGGCCCCCAAGGCCGAGGCCGCTGCCGCTGCTCCGGCGGAGACCCCCGGAACGGAGGCCTGA
- the rplV gene encoding 50S ribosomal protein L22, with protein MEARAQARYIRVTPMKARRVVDLIRGMNATEAQAVLRFAPQAASVPVGKVLDSAIANAAHNYDHTDAGNLVISEAYVDEGPTLKRFRPRAQGRAYRIRKRTSHITVVVSSKEGTR; from the coding sequence ATGGAAGCCAGGGCCCAGGCGCGGTACATCCGCGTCACGCCCATGAAGGCCCGCCGCGTGGTGGACCTTATCCGTGGCATGAATGCCACGGAGGCTCAGGCGGTCCTGCGTTTCGCCCCGCAGGCCGCGAGCGTGCCGGTGGGCAAGGTGCTGGACAGCGCCATTGCCAACGCCGCGCACAACTACGACCACACCGACGCCGGCAACCTCGTCATTTCCGAGGCGTATGTCGACGAGGGCCCGACCCTGAAGCGGTTCCGTCCGCGTGCCCAGGGCCGTGCCTACCGGATCCGCAAGCGGACCAGCCACATCACCGTGGTCGTCAGCAGCAAGGAAGGAACCCGGTAA
- the rpsS gene encoding 30S ribosomal protein S19, with protein MPRSLKKGPFVDDHLSKKVDVQNDAGSKNVIKTWSRRSMIVPAMLGHTIAVHDGRKHVPVFVTESMVGHKLGEFAPTRTFRGHEKDDRKSRRR; from the coding sequence ATGCCGCGCAGTCTCAAGAAGGGGCCCTTCGTCGACGACCACCTTTCCAAGAAGGTGGATGTTCAGAACGATGCCGGCTCCAAGAACGTCATCAAGACCTGGTCCCGCCGCTCCATGATCGTCCCGGCCATGCTCGGCCACACGATCGCGGTGCACGACGGCCGCAAGCACGTCCCGGTGTTCGTCACCGAGTCGATGGTCGGCCACAAGCTCGGCGAGTTTGCGCCGACCCGCACCTTCCGCGGCCACGAGAAGGACGACCGCAAGTCGCGGCGTCGTTGA
- the rplB gene encoding 50S ribosomal protein L2 has product MGIRKYKPTTPGRRGSSVADFVEVTRSTPEKSLVRPLHSKGGRNNAGRVTVRHQGGGHKRAYRVIDFRRHDKDGVPAKVAHIEYDPNRTARIALLHYADGEKRYIIAPRGLVQGARIENGAGADIKPGNNLPLRHIPVGTTIHAIELRPGGGAKFARSAGASVQLLAKEGRMAHLRMPSGEIRLVDVRCRATVGEVGNAEQSNINWGKAGRMRWKGVRPTVRGVVMNPVDHPHGGGEGKTSGGRHPVSPWGQKEGRTRSPKKASNKYIVRRRKTNKKR; this is encoded by the coding sequence ATGGGTATCCGCAAGTACAAGCCGACGACCCCGGGCCGTCGTGGCTCCAGCGTCGCCGACTTTGTCGAGGTCACGCGGTCCACGCCGGAGAAGTCGCTGGTCCGCCCGCTGCACAGCAAGGGCGGCCGTAACAACGCCGGTCGTGTGACCGTTCGCCACCAGGGTGGTGGCCACAAGCGCGCCTACCGCGTGATCGACTTCCGTCGTCACGACAAGGACGGCGTGCCGGCCAAGGTCGCGCACATCGAGTACGACCCGAACCGCACCGCGCGCATCGCGCTCCTGCACTACGCAGACGGCGAGAAGCGCTACATCATCGCGCCCCGTGGCCTGGTCCAGGGTGCTCGGATTGAGAACGGCGCTGGCGCCGACATCAAGCCGGGCAACAACCTGCCGCTGCGTCACATCCCCGTGGGTACGACGATCCACGCGATCGAGCTGCGTCCGGGCGGCGGTGCGAAGTTCGCCCGCTCGGCCGGTGCCTCCGTGCAGCTGCTGGCGAAGGAGGGCCGCATGGCTCACCTTCGTATGCCGTCCGGTGAGATCCGCCTGGTCGACGTGCGCTGCCGCGCCACCGTCGGCGAGGTCGGCAACGCCGAGCAGTCGAACATCAACTGGGGTAAGGCCGGCCGCATGCGCTGGAAGGGCGTCCGCCCGACCGTGCGTGGTGTCGTGATGAACCCCGTCGACCACCCGCACGGTGGTGGTGAGGGCAAGACCTCCGGTGGTCGCCACCCGGTCTCGCCGTGGGGTCAGAAGGAGGGTCGTACTCGTTCGCCGAAGAAGGCGAGCAACAAGTACATCGTCCGCCGCCGCAAGACGAACAAGAAGCGCTAG
- the rplW gene encoding 50S ribosomal protein L23: MTEAVVTSKTFSDPRDVLVKPVVSEKSYALLDENKYTFIVAPGSNKTQIKQAVEAVFSVKVTGVNTINRQGKRKRTRTGYGKRANTKRAIVTLAEGDRIDIFGGPVS, encoded by the coding sequence ATGACTGAGGCCGTCGTCACCAGCAAGACCTTCTCGGACCCGCGTGACGTGCTCGTCAAGCCGGTTGTCTCGGAGAAGAGCTACGCCCTGCTGGACGAGAACAAGTACACGTTCATCGTCGCGCCGGGCTCGAACAAGACCCAGATCAAGCAGGCCGTCGAGGCGGTCTTCTCGGTCAAGGTCACCGGGGTCAACACGATCAACCGGCAGGGCAAGCGCAAGCGCACCCGCACCGGTTACGGCAAGCGTGCGAACACCAAGCGCGCCATCGTGACCCTCGCCGAGGGCGACCGTATCGACATCTTCGGCGGCCCGGTCTCCTAA
- the rplD gene encoding 50S ribosomal protein L4, giving the protein MSTIDILSPAGDKAGSVELPTEIFDAKVSVPLIHQVVVAQLAAARQGTHKTKTRGEVRGGGKKPYRQKGTGRARQGSTRAPQFAGGGIVHGPVPRDYSQRTPKKMKVAALRGALTDRARNSRIHVVSGVVEGATSTKAAKALLGKVSERKNVLLVAERSDEAAWLSARNLPQVHILEPGQLNTYDVLVSDDVVFTKAAFESFVSGPKAAETEGSDA; this is encoded by the coding sequence ATGAGCACCATTGACATCCTTTCGCCGGCAGGCGACAAGGCCGGTAGCGTCGAGCTCCCCACGGAGATCTTCGACGCCAAGGTCAGCGTTCCGCTGATCCACCAGGTCGTTGTCGCGCAGCTGGCCGCGGCCCGCCAGGGCACGCACAAGACCAAGACTCGCGGCGAGGTCCGCGGCGGTGGCAAGAAGCCGTACCGCCAGAAGGGCACCGGCCGCGCGCGCCAGGGTTCGACCCGTGCGCCGCAGTTCGCCGGCGGTGGCATCGTCCACGGCCCCGTGCCGCGTGACTACAGCCAGCGGACCCCGAAGAAGATGAAGGTTGCCGCCCTGCGCGGTGCCCTCACCGACCGGGCCCGCAACTCGCGCATCCACGTCGTTTCCGGCGTGGTCGAGGGTGCGACCTCCACCAAGGCCGCCAAGGCTCTTCTCGGCAAGGTCAGCGAGCGCAAGAACGTGCTCCTGGTCGCCGAGCGCAGCGACGAGGCCGCGTGGCTGTCCGCCCGCAACCTGCCCCAGGTTCACATCCTGGAGCCGGGCCAGCTGAACACGTACGACGTGCTCGTCTCCGACGACGTGGTCTTCACCAAGGCCGCCTTCGAGTCCTTCGTGTCTGGCCCCAAGGCCGCTGAGACCGAAGGGAGCGACGCCTGA
- the rplC gene encoding 50S ribosomal protein L3 — protein sequence MAKQIKGILGEKLGMTQVWDENNRVVPVTVVKAGPCVVTQVRTNDQDGYDSVQIAFGEIDPRKVNKPLKGHFAKADVTPRRHLVEVRTTDAGEYTLGQELTAETFESGVKVDVTGKSKGKGFAGVMKRHGFHGGKASHGAHRVHRKPGSIGGCATPGRVFKGMRMAGRMGNERVTTQNLTVHAVDAEKGLLLIKGAVPGPNGGLVLVRTAAKGA from the coding sequence ATGGCTAAGCAGATCAAGGGCATCCTGGGCGAGAAGCTCGGCATGACCCAGGTCTGGGACGAGAACAACCGTGTCGTCCCGGTCACTGTGGTCAAGGCCGGCCCCTGTGTCGTTACCCAGGTGCGCACCAATGACCAGGACGGCTACGACTCCGTCCAGATCGCCTTCGGCGAGATCGACCCGCGCAAGGTGAACAAGCCCCTCAAGGGCCACTTCGCGAAGGCCGACGTCACCCCCCGTCGTCACCTCGTCGAGGTCCGTACCACCGACGCCGGTGAGTACACCCTCGGCCAGGAGCTGACCGCTGAGACCTTCGAGTCCGGCGTCAAGGTGGACGTGACCGGCAAGAGCAAGGGCAAGGGCTTCGCCGGTGTCATGAAGCGTCACGGCTTCCATGGCGGCAAGGCCTCCCACGGTGCCCACCGCGTGCACCGTAAGCCTGGCTCCATCGGTGGCTGCGCCACCCCGGGCCGCGTGTTCAAGGGCATGCGGATGGCCGGCCGTATGGGCAATGAGCGGGTCACCACCCAGAACCTGACCGTCCATGCCGTTGACGCGGAGAAGGGCCTGCTGCTCATCAAGGGCGCAGTTCCTGGTCCGAACGGCGGCCTCGTCCTGGTCCGTACCGCGGCCAAGGGGGCCTGA
- the rpsJ gene encoding 30S ribosomal protein S10 — protein sequence MAGQKIRIRLKAYDHEVIDSSAKKIVETVTRTGASVAGPVPLPTEKNVYCVIKSPHKYKDAREHFEMRTHKRLIDILDPTPKTVDSLMRLDLPAGVDIEIKL from the coding sequence ATGGCGGGACAGAAGATCCGCATCCGGCTCAAGGCCTACGACCACGAGGTCATCGACTCTTCGGCGAAGAAGATCGTCGAGACGGTGACCCGTACTGGTGCGTCGGTCGCGGGCCCGGTGCCGCTGCCCACTGAGAAGAACGTGTACTGCGTCATCAAGTCGCCGCACAAGTACAAGGACGCGCGCGAGCACTTCGAGATGCGCACGCACAAGCGCCTGATCGACATCCTCGACCCGACGCCCAAGACCGTTGACTCGCTGATGCGCCTGGACCTTCCGGCCGGCGTTGACATCGAGATCAAGCTCTGA
- a CDS encoding SUKH-3 domain-containing protein codes for MAIAPTRAEIDQLFTNAGWHPDRDVSERVRELAEFVIADLAAHGCQVRLFPEAEAFLCSYGFLDVPFFPAAGHADRFNTCARFCSDMAEQISEIMDDTQQPVFPIGWERIENGLVVMDPNNRMYYLHHTGAYYAGTGMHEAFSNLYTVRLQPIEEYLY; via the coding sequence ATGGCGATCGCGCCGACACGGGCAGAGATAGATCAGCTCTTCACCAACGCGGGATGGCATCCCGATCGCGACGTCTCCGAAAGAGTCAGGGAATTGGCGGAGTTCGTCATCGCCGACCTGGCAGCACATGGTTGCCAGGTCAGGCTCTTCCCGGAAGCGGAGGCCTTCTTGTGCTCGTACGGGTTCCTGGACGTGCCCTTCTTCCCCGCCGCCGGACACGCAGACCGCTTCAACACCTGCGCAAGATTCTGCAGCGATATGGCCGAGCAGATCTCCGAGATCATGGATGATACGCAACAGCCGGTATTTCCCATCGGGTGGGAAAGAATCGAGAACGGGCTCGTGGTAATGGATCCCAATAATCGGATGTATTACCTGCACCATACCGGTGCCTACTACGCCGGAACAGGAATGCACGAAGCATTTTCCAACCTGTATACGGTGCGCCTTCAGCCCATCGAGGAATACCTCTACTGA
- the tuf gene encoding elongation factor Tu codes for MAKAKFERTKPHVNIGTIGHIDHGKTTLTAAITKVLHDAYPELNEASAFDQIDKAPEERQRGITISIAHVEYQTENRHYAHVDCPGHADYIKNMITGAAQMDGAILVVAATDGPMPQTKEHVLLARQVGVPYIVVALNKADMVDDEEILELVELEVRELLSEYEFPGDDVPVVKVSALKALEGDKEWGDSVLKLMAAVDESIPQPERDVDKPFLMPIEDVFTITGRGTVVTGRIERGVLKVNETVDIIGIKTEKTTTTVTGIEMFRKLLDEGQAGENVGLLLRGIKREDVERGQVIIKPGSVTPHTSFEAQAYILSKDEGGRHTPFFNNYRPQFYFRTTDVTGVVTLPEGTEMVMPGDNTEMSVELIQPVAMEEGLKFAIREGGRTVGAGQVTKINK; via the coding sequence GTGGCGAAGGCGAAGTTCGAGCGGACTAAGCCGCACGTCAACATCGGCACCATCGGTCACATTGACCACGGTAAGACGACCCTCACGGCCGCCATTACCAAGGTGCTGCACGACGCGTACCCGGAGCTGAACGAGGCCTCGGCCTTCGACCAGATCGACAAGGCTCCTGAGGAGCGCCAGCGCGGTATCACGATTTCGATCGCGCACGTCGAGTACCAGACGGAGAACCGTCACTACGCGCACGTCGACTGCCCCGGTCACGCGGACTACATCAAGAACATGATCACGGGCGCGGCGCAGATGGACGGCGCCATCCTCGTGGTCGCCGCCACCGACGGCCCGATGCCGCAGACCAAGGAGCACGTGCTCCTGGCCCGCCAGGTCGGCGTTCCGTACATCGTTGTCGCCCTGAACAAGGCCGACATGGTGGACGACGAGGAGATCCTGGAGCTCGTCGAGCTCGAGGTCCGTGAGCTCCTCTCCGAGTACGAGTTCCCCGGCGACGACGTTCCGGTCGTCAAGGTCTCGGCGCTCAAGGCGCTCGAGGGCGACAAGGAGTGGGGCGACTCCGTCCTCAAGCTCATGGCCGCGGTCGACGAGTCGATCCCGCAGCCCGAGCGTGACGTCGACAAGCCGTTCCTGATGCCGATCGAGGACGTCTTCACGATCACCGGCCGTGGCACCGTTGTCACCGGTCGTATCGAGCGTGGTGTCCTCAAGGTCAACGAGACCGTCGACATCATCGGCATCAAGACCGAGAAGACCACCACCACGGTCACCGGTATCGAGATGTTCCGGAAGCTCCTCGACGAGGGCCAGGCCGGTGAGAACGTCGGTCTGCTGCTTCGCGGTATCAAGCGCGAGGACGTCGAGCGCGGCCAGGTCATCATCAAGCCGGGTTCGGTCACGCCGCACACCTCGTTCGAGGCCCAGGCGTACATCCTGTCGAAGGACGAGGGTGGCCGTCACACCCCCTTCTTCAACAACTACCGCCCGCAGTTCTACTTCCGTACCACGGACGTGACCGGCGTCGTGACCCTCCCCGAGGGCACCGAGATGGTCATGCCGGGCGACAACACCGAGATGTCGGTCGAGCTGATCCAGCCGGTCGCCATGGAGGAGGGCCTGAAGTTCGCCATCCGTGAGGGTGGCCGGACCGTCGGCGCCGGCCAGGTCACCAAGATCAACAAGTAA
- the fusA gene encoding elongation factor G: MATTSLDLAKVRNIGIMAHIDAGKTTTTERILFYTGVSYKIGEVHDGAATMDWMEQEQERGITITSAATTCHWPLENVDNTINIIDTPGHVDFTVEVERSLRVLDGAVTVFDGVAGVEPQSETVWRQADRYGVPRICFVNKLDRTGAEFHRCVDMIVDRLGATPIVMQLPIGTEADFKGVVDLVTMKALVWSAEAAKGEMYDTVDIPDTHIEAADEWRGKLLEAVAENDEEVMELYLEGQEPTVEQLYAAIRRITIASGKAENTTVTPVFCGTAFKNKGVQPLLDAVVRYLPSPLDVEAIEGHSVKDSEEVIKRQPSESEPLAALAFKIASDPHLGKLTFIRIYSGRLEAGSQVQNSVKGKKERIGKIYRMHANKREEIESVGAGDIVAVMGLKQTTTGETLCDSANPVILESMEFPAPVIQVAIEPKSKGDQEKLGVAIQRLAEEDPSFQVHTDEETGQTIIAGMGELHLDVLVDRMKREFRVEANVGKPQVAYRETLRKPVERLDYTHKKQTGGSGQFAKVQIAIAPLEGDGYEFENKVTGGRIPREYIPSVDAGCQEAMEFGVLAGYPLTGVKVTLLDGAFHEVDSSEMAFKIAGSMAFKEAARKASPALLEPMMKVEVTTPEDYMGDVIGDINSRRGQIQSMEERSGAKLVTGLVPLSEMFGYVGDLRSKTSGRASYSMQFDSYAEVPRNVAEEIIAKAKGE, translated from the coding sequence ATGGCCACCACTTCGCTTGACCTGGCCAAGGTCCGCAATATCGGGATCATGGCCCACATCGACGCGGGCAAGACGACCACCACCGAGCGGATCCTGTTCTACACCGGTGTTTCGTACAAGATCGGTGAGGTCCACGACGGCGCTGCCACGATGGACTGGATGGAGCAGGAGCAGGAGCGCGGCATCACCATCACGTCTGCCGCGACGACCTGCCACTGGCCGCTGGAAAACGTCGACAACACCATCAACATCATCGACACCCCGGGCCACGTCGACTTCACGGTCGAGGTGGAGCGCTCGCTGCGCGTCCTGGACGGTGCGGTGACGGTGTTCGACGGCGTTGCCGGTGTCGAGCCCCAGTCCGAGACCGTCTGGCGTCAGGCGGACCGCTACGGCGTTCCGCGTATCTGCTTCGTCAACAAGCTCGACCGTACGGGCGCCGAGTTCCACCGCTGCGTCGACATGATCGTGGACCGCCTGGGCGCGACCCCGATCGTGATGCAGCTGCCGATCGGCACCGAGGCGGACTTCAAGGGCGTCGTCGACCTCGTCACCATGAAGGCCCTGGTCTGGTCGGCTGAGGCTGCCAAGGGCGAGATGTACGACACCGTCGACATCCCGGACACGCACATCGAGGCTGCCGACGAGTGGCGCGGCAAGCTGCTCGAGGCCGTTGCCGAGAACGATGAAGAGGTCATGGAGCTGTACCTGGAGGGCCAGGAGCCCACCGTGGAGCAGCTCTACGCGGCGATCCGCCGGATCACCATCGCTTCGGGCAAGGCCGAGAACACCACCGTCACCCCGGTGTTCTGCGGTACCGCGTTCAAGAACAAGGGCGTCCAGCCCCTGCTCGACGCGGTCGTGCGCTACCTCCCCTCCCCCCTGGACGTCGAGGCCATCGAAGGCCACTCCGTCAAGGACTCGGAAGAGGTCATCAAGCGCCAGCCGTCCGAGAGCGAGCCACTGGCCGCTCTGGCGTTCAAGATTGCGAGCGACCCCCACCTGGGCAAGCTCACCTTCATCCGCATCTACTCGGGCCGCCTTGAGGCCGGCTCGCAGGTGCAGAACTCGGTGAAGGGCAAGAAGGAGCGCATCGGCAAGATCTACCGGATGCACGCGAACAAGCGTGAGGAGATCGAGTCGGTGGGTGCCGGTGACATCGTCGCCGTCATGGGTCTGAAGCAGACCACCACCGGTGAGACCCTCTGCGACTCCGCCAATCCGGTCATCCTGGAATCGATGGAGTTCCCGGCCCCGGTCATCCAGGTCGCCATCGAGCCCAAGTCCAAGGGCGACCAGGAGAAGCTGGGTGTCGCCATCCAGCGCCTCGCCGAAGAGGACCCCTCGTTCCAGGTGCACACCGACGAGGAGACCGGCCAGACCATCATCGCGGGTATGGGCGAGCTGCACCTCGACGTGCTGGTCGACCGTATGAAGCGTGAGTTCCGGGTCGAGGCCAACGTCGGCAAGCCGCAGGTCGCGTACCGCGAGACCCTGCGCAAGCCGGTCGAGCGTCTTGACTACACGCACAAGAAGCAGACCGGTGGCTCCGGCCAGTTCGCGAAGGTGCAGATCGCGATCGCACCGCTCGAGGGCGACGGCTACGAGTTCGAGAACAAGGTCACCGGTGGCCGTATCCCGCGGGAGTACATCCCGTCCGTGGACGCGGGCTGCCAGGAGGCCATGGAGTTCGGTGTTCTCGCCGGCTACCCGCTGACCGGTGTCAAGGTCACCCTCCTCGACGGTGCCTTCCACGAGGTCGACTCGTCGGAAATGGCCTTCAAGATCGCCGGTTCGATGGCCTTCAAGGAGGCCGCGCGCAAGGCCTCCCCGGCCCTGCTCGAGCCGATGATGAAGGTTGAGGTCACCACGCCCGAGGACTACATGGGCGACGTGATCGGCGACATCAACTCCCGCCGTGGACAGATTCAGTCCATGGAGGAGCGCAGCGGCGCCAAGCTCGTCACGGGCCTGGTCCCCCTCTCGGAGATGTTCGGCTACGTCGGAGACCTCCGCAGCAAGACGTCGGGTCGCGCGAGCTACTCGATGCAGTTCGACTCCTACGCCGAGGTTCCCCGGAACGTCGCCGAGGAGATCATCGCGAAGGCCAAGGGCGAGTAG